A genomic stretch from Apodemus sylvaticus chromosome 12, mApoSyl1.1, whole genome shotgun sequence includes:
- the Elf3 gene encoding ETS-related transcription factor Elf-3 encodes MAATCEISNVFSNYFNAMYSSEDPTLAPAPPTAFGPEDLVLTLNNQQMSLEGPGPQTRSQRDRADPLAVLHLAEKASWTGERPQFWSKTQVLEWISYQVEKNKYDASSIDFSRCDMDGATLCSCALEELRLVFGPLGDQLHAQLRDLTSSSSDELSWIIELLEKDGMAFQETLGDSGAFDQGSPFAQELLDDGRQASPYYGSTYGPGAPSPGSSDVSFAGTATPQSSHSSDSGGSDVDLDLTESKVFPRDGFPDYKKGEPKHGKRKRGRPRKLSKEYWDCLDSKKSKHAPRGIHLWEFIRDILIHPELNEGLMKWENRHEGVFKFLRSEAVAQLWGQKKKNSNMTYEKLSRAMRYYYKREILERVDGRRLVYKFGKNSSGWKEEEVGESRN; translated from the exons ATGGCTGCAACCTGTGAGATCAGCAACGTTTTTAGTAACTACTTCAACGCCATGTACAGTTCAGAAGACCCCACCCTGGCTCCTGCTCCTCCGACTGCCTTTGGCCCTGAAGACTTGGTGTTGACCCTGAACAACCAACAGATGTCACTGGAAGGTCCAG GACCTCAGACAAGATCCCAAAGGGACAGAGCTGATCCTCTGGCTGTCCTTCACCTTGCAGAGAAGGCGAGCTGGACAGGAGAGCGGCCCCAGTTCTGGTCGAAGACCCAGGTACTGGAGTGGATCAGCTACCAAGTGGAGAAGAACAAGTACGACGCCAGCTCCATCGACTTCTCCCGCTGTGACATGGACGGAGCCACCCTCTGCAGCTGTGCGCTCGAGGAGCTGCGTCTGGTCTTTGGACCTCTGGGAGACCAACTCCACGCTCAGCTTCGGGACCTCA cctccagCTCTTCTGATGAACTCAGCTGGATCATCGAGCTACTGGAGAAGGACGGCATGGCCTTCCAAGAGACCCTGGGAGACTCGGGCGCCTTTG ATCAGGGAAGCCCTTTTGCCCAGGAGCTCCTGGATGATGGCCGCCAGGCCAGCCCCTACTACGGCAGTACCTATGGCCCTGGAGCGCCCTCCCCCGGTAGCTCTGATGTCTCCTTTGCAG GGACCGCTACTCCCCAGAGTTCCCACTCCTCTGACTCCGGTGGAAGCGATGTGGACCTGGACCTCACCGAGAGCAAGGTCTTCCCTAGAG ACGGCTTTCCTGACTACAAGAAGGGGGAACCCAAGCACGGGAAGAGGAAACGGGGGCGTCCCCGAAAGCTGAGCAAAGAATACTGGGACTGCCTGGACAGCAAGAAGAGCAAGCACG CCCCCAGAGGTATTCACTTGTGGGAGTTCATCCGGGACATCCTTATCCACCCTGAGCTCAACGAAGGACTCATGAAATGGGAGAACAGGCACGAGGGCGTGTTCAAGTTTCTCCGCTCAGAGGCCGTGGCCCAACTATGGggccaaaagaaaaagaacagcaaCATGACCTATGAGAAGCTGAGCCGGGCCATGAG GTACTACTACAAACGGGAGATCCTGGAACGGGTGGATGGCCGGCGGCTTGTCTACAAGTTTGGCAAGAACTCCAGTGGCTGGAAGGAAGAGGAGGTTGGAGAGAGTCGGAATTAA